The following are encoded in a window of Rosa chinensis cultivar Old Blush chromosome 4, RchiOBHm-V2, whole genome shotgun sequence genomic DNA:
- the LOC112199053 gene encoding L-lactate dehydrogenase A, translating into MNKSSSASSLGPGGLDLTQAFFRPIIRAAPPSPTKRHNKISVIGVGNVGMAIAQTILTLDLADELVLVDAKPEKLRGEMLDLQHAAAFLPRTKIHASVDYAITVGSDLYIVTTGARQNPGESRLNLLQRNVALFRNIIPPLVKYSPDTILLIVSNPVDVLTYVAWKLSGFLSNRVFGSSTNLDSSRFRFLMVDHLDVNAQDAYIIGEHGDSSVALWSSISVGGVPVLSFLEMHQIAYEKETLEKIHKAVVDCAYEVISLKGYTSWAIGYSVANLARSILRDQRKVQPVSVLANGFYGVGGGDVFLSLPAQLGRSGVLGVTNVHLTDEEAQKLRDSAHTILEVQSQLNLGI; encoded by the exons ATGAACAAAAGCAGTTCGGCTTCGTCATTGGGCCCTGGAGGCCTTGACCTAACCCAGGCCTTCTTCAGGCCCATCATCCGCGCAGCCCCGCCTTCCCCGACCAAGCGCCACAACAAAATCTCCGTCATTGGCGTCGGCAACGTCGGCATGGCCATAGCACAAACCATCTTAACCCTAGACCTCGCCGACGAGCTTGTCCTCGTCGACGCCAAACCTGAAAAGCTACGTGGAGAGATGCTGGACCTTCAACACGCAGCTGCCTTCTTACCCCGCACCAAAATCCACGCTTCCGTGGATTACGCCATCACCGTCGGATCCGACCTCTACATCGTGACGACCGGTGCGCGCCAGAACCCTGGCGAGTCCAGGCTGAACCTGCTGCAGAGGAACGTGGCTCTCTTTAGAAATATCATACCTCCACTAGTTAAGTACTCTCCGGACACCATATTACTCATCGTGTCCAATCCAGTGGATGTCTTGACTTACGTGGCGTGGAAGCTATCCGGATTTCTGAGCAACAGGGTTTTCGGGTCGAGTACGAATCTCGACTCATCTAGATTTCGGTTCCTCATGGTCGATCACCTGGACGTTAACGCTCAGGAT GCTTACATCATTGGCGAGCACGGGGACAGCTCAGTGGCTTTGTGGTCAAGCATCAGCGTCGGGGGAGTGCCGGTGTTGAGCTTCCTAGAGATGCACCAAATAGCATACGAGAAAGAGACACTGGAGAAGATTCACAAAGCAGTTGTGGACTGTGCGTATGAGGTGATAAGTCTGAAAGGGTATACTTCATGGGCAATTGGTTATTCAGTGGCAAACCTAGCCCGGAGCATACTCAGAGACCAGAGGAAGGTCCAACCTGTTTCAGTGCTTGCGAATGGGTTCTACGGTGTTGGTGGCGGTGATGTGTTCTTGAGCTTGCCTGCACAGCTCGGAAGGAGTGGAGTTCTGGGAGTGACCAATGTGCATTTGACTGATGAGGAGGCACAGAAGCTAAGGGACTCGGCTCACACCATTTTGGAGGTCCAAAGTCAGTTAAACTTGGGAATATGA